The following are encoded in a window of Brevibacillus ruminantium genomic DNA:
- a CDS encoding glutamyl-tRNA amidotransferase, whose translation MKLKIKRKRLLALYIMLMLTGTVFVSTAYAEGDPMTTVNNLSTFIFGLIRAIGMIILGFGIVQIGLSLKSHDPSQRANGFLTLAGGIIITFTKEILTLIAG comes from the coding sequence ATGAAATTGAAAATCAAAAGGAAACGGCTGCTGGCGCTGTACATCATGCTGATGTTAACGGGAACCGTATTCGTCTCTACCGCTTATGCCGAGGGCGATCCGATGACGACGGTCAATAATTTGTCCACTTTCATATTCGGCTTAATCCGGGCCATCGGCATGATCATACTCGGCTTCGGCATTGTCCAGATCGGATTGTCGCTCAAGTCTCACGATCCTTCCCAGCGAGCGAACGGGTTCCTGACGCTCGCCGGCGGGATTATCATTACTTTCACGAAGGAAATTCTTACCCTGATTGCCGGATAA
- a CDS encoding response regulator, protein MTMNEHGARILIIDDEPQIRKLLKVTLQAHQYAIYEASTGEEGLQQASLMLPDLIILDLGLPGISGMEVLGRIREWSNSPIIVLTAKDREEDKIVALDSGADDYVTKPFGMGELVARMRVALRHVAKSSNEPILQIGELTIDLAQRSVELKGERIKLTPTEYDLLKILASNAGKVVTQRQLLQQVWGSHHNETDSHYLRVYIGHLRKKLEEDSTRPKFILTEPGIGYRFLSRE, encoded by the coding sequence ATGACCATGAATGAACATGGGGCTCGCATTTTGATCATCGATGATGAACCCCAAATTCGAAAGCTTCTGAAGGTAACCCTGCAAGCCCATCAATATGCCATCTACGAAGCCTCGACAGGAGAGGAGGGCCTCCAACAGGCATCCTTGATGTTGCCGGACTTGATCATACTTGATCTCGGGTTGCCGGGCATATCCGGCATGGAAGTGCTCGGCCGCATCCGGGAATGGTCAAATTCGCCGATCATTGTGCTGACGGCAAAAGACAGGGAGGAAGATAAAATCGTCGCGCTCGACAGCGGCGCCGATGATTATGTAACCAAGCCGTTCGGGATGGGAGAGCTCGTCGCTCGAATGCGTGTTGCGCTGCGGCACGTAGCCAAATCGTCGAATGAGCCCATCCTCCAGATCGGCGAGCTGACCATCGACCTGGCACAGCGAAGCGTGGAGTTGAAGGGAGAACGGATCAAGTTGACCCCAACAGAATACGATCTGTTGAAAATTCTCGCCTCCAACGCCGGGAAAGTAGTCACGCAGCGTCAGCTGCTCCAACAAGTATGGGGCAGCCACCACAATGAGACCGACAGCCATTATTTGCGGGTGTACATCGGACATCTACGCAAAAAACTCGAGGAAGACTCGACTCGGCCCAAGTTCATTCTGACGGAGCCGGGGATCGGCTATCGCTTCCTGTCCAGGGAGTAA
- a CDS encoding Na-translocating system protein MpsC family protein gives MIGEHPQEVEVRVIKNHIVIIAKGTPTIEHSISVHTIRGRSIHQTIVEMDRDRLQALLKPKVAAIVGCRVTSIQSDICIGTGEKMELIHLDCDIEHKYMHD, from the coding sequence ATGATCGGTGAACATCCGCAGGAGGTGGAAGTAAGAGTCATTAAAAACCATATCGTGATCATTGCCAAAGGAACTCCAACAATTGAGCATTCCATCTCTGTCCATACCATACGCGGCAGAAGCATTCATCAGACGATAGTCGAAATGGATCGCGACCGATTGCAAGCGCTGTTGAAACCTAAAGTGGCTGCAATTGTCGGTTGCCGCGTCACTTCCATTCAATCCGACATTTGCATCGGCACCGGGGAAAAAATGGAGCTGATTCATCTGGATTGCGATATCGAGCACAAGTATATGCATGATTAG
- a CDS encoding aspartate kinase, translating into MSLLVMKYGGSSVGDAKRIKRVARRIADRRQEGHQCVVVVSAMGDTTDDLIELSKEIAEATPSAREMDMLLSTGEQVSVALLSMALHALGEQAVSLTGWQAGIRTEANHGKARIIDIQADRIMNALNQGRIVIIAGFQGVTENGEITTLGRGGSDTTAVALAAAIRADLCEIYTDVDGVYSTDPRIVKQARKLKEISYDEMLEMAHLGAAVLHPRAVECAKQNKVKLVVRSSFTNHEGTQVKEETDMEQGIVVRGIAFDKPIAHVSLLDMPTNPSRLAAVFNSLANDDIDVDLIVQGGIRNGKADLSFTVSLADLEKAKSVLYHIQADVGFKNLETHSDLVKVSIVGAGNVSSPGLAATMFHTIAETGVSIYTVSTSEIKISCVIEGRRLHEVIRSLHTVFGLDEHEYVFVTDVSNE; encoded by the coding sequence TTGTCATTATTGGTGATGAAATATGGCGGCAGTTCCGTAGGCGACGCCAAACGGATAAAGCGCGTTGCGCGTCGGATAGCGGACCGAAGGCAGGAAGGCCATCAGTGCGTCGTGGTGGTCTCCGCAATGGGAGATACGACGGACGATTTGATCGAGTTGTCCAAAGAAATCGCGGAGGCAACCCCTTCAGCGCGTGAAATGGACATGCTGCTCAGTACAGGAGAACAAGTTTCGGTTGCCCTGTTGTCGATGGCGCTGCACGCCCTGGGCGAACAAGCGGTCTCTTTAACCGGCTGGCAAGCCGGCATTCGTACAGAAGCCAACCACGGGAAGGCACGGATTATCGACATTCAGGCAGATCGAATAATGAATGCGCTAAATCAGGGGCGCATTGTCATTATAGCCGGTTTCCAAGGAGTGACAGAGAATGGCGAGATTACGACGCTTGGACGCGGGGGCTCCGACACGACGGCTGTCGCGCTTGCAGCAGCGATCCGGGCAGATTTGTGCGAAATATACACGGATGTGGACGGTGTTTATTCAACCGATCCGCGCATCGTCAAGCAGGCCAGAAAACTGAAGGAAATCTCTTACGACGAAATGTTGGAAATGGCTCATCTCGGAGCGGCGGTTCTTCACCCCCGTGCGGTGGAATGTGCCAAACAAAATAAAGTGAAGTTGGTCGTTCGATCCAGCTTTACGAACCATGAAGGTACGCAAGTAAAGGAGGAAACGGATATGGAACAAGGAATCGTGGTTCGTGGCATCGCGTTCGACAAGCCTATTGCGCATGTAAGCTTATTGGATATGCCTACAAACCCAAGCCGACTCGCTGCGGTTTTTAATTCGCTTGCGAATGACGACATTGATGTCGATCTTATCGTTCAAGGCGGAATAAGGAATGGCAAGGCTGACCTGTCCTTTACCGTTAGCCTCGCCGATCTGGAGAAGGCAAAAAGTGTGCTTTATCACATCCAGGCAGATGTTGGTTTCAAAAACTTGGAAACCCACTCCGATTTGGTGAAAGTATCTATCGTCGGGGCGGGAAATGTCAGTTCCCCTGGTCTTGCAGCGACGATGTTTCATACCATTGCCGAAACCGGCGTTAGCATTTACACGGTCAGCACGTCTGAAATTAAAATTTCGTGCGTAATCGAAGGGAGAAGGCTCCATGAAGTTATTCGATCCCTGCATACCGTGTTTGGACTCGACGAGCACGAATATGTCTTTGTAACGGACGTAAGTAATGAATGA
- a CDS encoding PrgI family protein: protein MEVKINREIRDYTESLFFGLSLRQFFFSVLAVGVAIVLYFGLRGRFGLETLSWMCIMGAAPCAALGFINYHGMTAEQLLWAYVKSEFLLPRRFVFYSTNIYVEALKKSMQYHEQERMKRRD, encoded by the coding sequence ATGGAAGTGAAAATCAACCGGGAAATCCGGGATTATACGGAAAGCTTATTCTTTGGACTGTCCTTGCGGCAGTTCTTTTTTTCTGTGCTGGCTGTCGGCGTGGCGATCGTCCTTTATTTTGGACTGCGCGGACGCTTTGGTTTGGAAACGCTCAGTTGGATGTGCATTATGGGGGCCGCGCCTTGCGCAGCCTTGGGTTTCATCAACTATCACGGCATGACGGCCGAGCAGTTGCTTTGGGCGTATGTGAAGTCGGAATTTCTGCTGCCAAGGCGATTCGTCTTCTATTCGACCAATATTTATGTTGAAGCGCTGAAAAAGAGCATGCAGTATCATGAGCAGGAAAGGATGAAGCGCCGTGATTAA
- a CDS encoding ATP-binding protein: MHKWNAVWISLRSYVSTTLLIALMTMVLKPFGLAFDLVNIALIYLLPVLFNAVFGGLRPAFYAAILGVLAFDFFFVPPVLSFTVSDLRYLVSFGVYLAVAALTASLAAKLKQQVLFSKQREAHTAALYALSKQMSAIADIHSMLDNFSRQVSQTLDTEIAIYLADDQNTLKLAHESADLPDCRQENTEMSIAKRVFEHVETAGMEISRLNESPGYFIPLRTEDRTYGIIALYPNEARTGITTEQKRLFEALGGLAASAIARLRLAEEARIAHLTAESERLRTAILDSVSHELRTPLATIIGSATGLIEGGHIFSAEDRMELLVTIRDDALRMNRLVTNLLSMVQLESGMLRLRKNWCDVEDLIGVTLSQVKDFQQHRKLRTELPDDGPIMVLGDEVLLEQMLVNVVSNAIKYSPDYSEIVLSVKTGEAGVVISVSDTGIGLNEDEYDRIFEKFYRSTAAKQITGTGLGLAICKGIVELHEGTISAQPKEPRGTIVTITLPLNKQDDLLAAAEERGTTNHDHE; this comes from the coding sequence ATGCATAAATGGAATGCGGTATGGATTTCGTTGCGATCGTACGTAAGCACGACTTTGCTGATCGCTCTCATGACCATGGTATTAAAACCGTTTGGTCTTGCTTTTGACTTGGTCAATATTGCTCTTATCTATTTACTCCCGGTTCTTTTCAATGCCGTCTTCGGGGGACTGCGTCCTGCTTTCTACGCGGCGATCCTGGGTGTCTTAGCCTTTGATTTCTTCTTCGTGCCTCCTGTACTGAGCTTTACCGTATCAGACTTGCGCTATCTGGTTTCATTTGGCGTCTATTTGGCGGTGGCAGCATTAACGGCCAGCCTAGCGGCCAAGCTGAAGCAGCAGGTCCTCTTTTCCAAGCAAAGGGAAGCTCACACAGCTGCGTTGTACGCGCTTAGCAAGCAGATGAGCGCGATCGCGGACATCCATTCCATGCTGGACAATTTTTCCCGACAAGTTTCGCAGACCCTTGACACAGAAATCGCGATCTATTTGGCGGATGACCAGAATACCCTGAAACTTGCCCATGAGTCTGCCGATCTTCCTGACTGCAGGCAAGAGAATACGGAAATGTCTATCGCAAAGCGAGTGTTTGAGCACGTCGAGACGGCCGGAATGGAAATTTCGCGTTTGAACGAATCTCCGGGTTATTTTATTCCGCTTCGGACCGAAGACCGCACATATGGTATCATCGCGCTCTATCCGAATGAAGCGCGAACCGGGATCACAACCGAGCAAAAGCGGCTCTTCGAGGCTCTCGGAGGCTTGGCGGCCAGCGCAATCGCTCGCCTCAGGCTGGCGGAGGAAGCCCGAATTGCTCATCTAACAGCAGAGTCGGAACGCCTTCGTACTGCAATTTTGGATTCGGTCTCCCATGAACTACGCACCCCTTTGGCAACCATCATCGGCTCGGCAACCGGTCTGATCGAGGGCGGGCATATTTTCTCTGCAGAGGATCGAATGGAGCTTCTTGTCACGATTCGTGACGACGCCCTTCGTATGAATCGCCTAGTGACGAATCTGCTCAGCATGGTGCAGCTGGAGAGCGGGATGCTGCGCCTCAGGAAAAACTGGTGCGATGTGGAGGACTTGATCGGCGTCACGTTATCTCAGGTCAAAGACTTTCAACAACATCGAAAGCTGCGCACCGAGTTGCCGGATGACGGGCCCATTATGGTCCTGGGTGACGAAGTATTGCTAGAGCAAATGTTGGTCAATGTCGTGAGCAATGCGATCAAATACAGTCCGGATTATAGTGAAATCGTCCTGTCAGTGAAAACCGGGGAAGCAGGCGTTGTCATCTCGGTCTCCGATACGGGGATTGGACTGAACGAGGACGAATACGATCGGATATTCGAAAAGTTTTACCGTTCAACCGCTGCGAAGCAAATAACCGGTACGGGATTGGGACTTGCCATATGCAAAGGAATCGTCGAGCTTCATGAAGGAACGATATCGGCGCAGCCGAAGGAACCGCGAGGGACCATTGTAACGATAACCCTTCCCTTAAACAAGCAAGACGACTTGCTTGCAGCAGCTGAAGAAAGGGGAACCACGAATCATGACCATGAATGA
- a CDS encoding potassium-transporting ATPase subunit F codes for MIIVAVFTVLIFLYLVFALVNPEKF; via the coding sequence ATGATAATAGTTGCTGTTTTTACGGTTTTGATTTTTTTATATCTCGTTTTTGCTTTGGTGAATCCCGAAAAATTTTAA
- a CDS encoding VirB4-like conjugal transfer ATPase, CD1110 family translates to MIKTLRRIIKQDKERFVIPKGVQQVIPIRALWPDGIFFVGNKFSKSYRFEDINYAVASREDKEAMFLSYSELLNSFDSGATTKITIHNRRMNRTDFESSILIPLRQDHLDVYRQEYNEMLLAKAIGANGTIQEKYVTISVAKKNVEEARQYFARVGTELMSHFSRLGSKCIELDATDRLRIFHDFFRIGEEADFRFHLSETMRKGHDFKDYICPDTFEFEKDHFRMGNFFGRVIFLREYASYIKDSMVSELCDLNRNLLLSLDIIPIPTDEAVREVESRLLGVETNITNWQRRQNRNNNFSAVVPYDMEQQRKESKEFLNDLTTRDQRMMFGLLTMVHIADSKEQLDSDTEALLTTARKHLCQFSTLTYQQMDGLNTVLPYGLRKVHALRTLTTESTAVFIPFRAQEIVHPGGIYYGQNVISKNMIIANRKQLLNGNSFILGVSGSGKSFTAKREIVNQMLASDDDIILIDPEREYSALVNALGGETIHISATSPNHINAMDMNRQYGDGANPIILKSEFVLSLCEQLIGEYQLGAKEKSLIDRCTASVYRKYLQSNYKGQPPTLQDFRAELLKQSEPEAQDIALAIELFTSGSLNTFAKPTNVNVHNRLICYDILDLGKQLLPIGMLVVLDSILNRITQNRVKGKNTFIIIDEIYLLFQHEYSANFLFTLWKRVRKYGAFCTGITQNVDDLLQSHTARTMLANSEFIVMLNQASTDRMELAGLLNISDLQLSYITNVDAGNGLMKVGSSLVPFTDKFPRNTKLYRLMTTKPGDH, encoded by the coding sequence GTGATTAAAACGCTCAGACGCATCATCAAGCAGGACAAGGAACGATTTGTTATCCCGAAAGGCGTTCAGCAAGTCATCCCGATTCGCGCCCTTTGGCCGGACGGGATTTTTTTTGTCGGCAACAAGTTCTCCAAATCGTATCGGTTCGAGGACATCAACTACGCCGTAGCGTCCAGGGAAGACAAGGAAGCGATGTTTTTGTCTTATTCCGAGCTGCTCAATTCCTTTGACAGCGGAGCGACCACGAAGATCACGATCCATAACCGGCGTATGAATCGGACCGATTTTGAAAGCTCGATTCTGATTCCGCTTCGGCAAGACCATCTTGATGTGTACCGGCAAGAGTACAACGAGATGTTGCTCGCAAAGGCCATCGGCGCGAACGGAACGATTCAGGAAAAGTACGTTACCATTTCTGTCGCCAAGAAAAATGTGGAGGAAGCCCGCCAATACTTCGCGAGGGTCGGAACCGAATTGATGTCGCATTTTTCCCGTCTCGGTTCCAAATGTATCGAACTGGATGCAACCGACCGTCTGCGCATTTTCCATGATTTCTTTCGGATTGGCGAGGAAGCGGATTTTCGTTTCCATCTGTCCGAAACAATGCGCAAGGGGCATGATTTCAAGGATTACATTTGCCCGGATACGTTCGAGTTTGAAAAAGATCATTTTCGGATGGGCAACTTTTTTGGCCGCGTCATCTTTCTGCGGGAATACGCCAGCTATATTAAGGACAGCATGGTGTCCGAGCTTTGCGACCTGAACCGGAATTTGCTGCTGTCGCTGGATATCATCCCGATTCCGACCGACGAGGCCGTTCGTGAGGTGGAGAGCCGTTTGCTCGGCGTGGAGACAAACATTACCAACTGGCAGCGGCGACAAAACCGGAACAACAATTTTTCTGCCGTGGTCCCTTACGATATGGAGCAGCAACGCAAGGAGAGCAAAGAATTTCTGAACGACTTGACCACCCGCGACCAGCGGATGATGTTCGGCCTGCTGACGATGGTCCATATCGCGGACAGCAAGGAGCAGCTCGACAGCGATACGGAGGCGCTGCTCACAACCGCCCGCAAGCATTTGTGCCAGTTTTCCACGCTTACCTACCAGCAAATGGACGGTCTGAATACGGTGCTCCCCTACGGCTTGCGGAAGGTTCACGCTTTGCGGACGTTAACGACGGAAAGCACGGCTGTCTTTATTCCGTTTCGGGCGCAGGAAATCGTGCATCCGGGCGGCATTTACTACGGACAAAATGTGATCAGCAAAAACATGATTATTGCCAACCGCAAGCAACTGTTGAACGGAAACAGCTTTATCCTCGGCGTATCCGGTTCCGGCAAAAGCTTTACCGCGAAACGGGAAATCGTCAACCAGATGCTGGCCAGCGACGACGATATTATTTTGATCGACCCGGAACGGGAATACTCCGCACTGGTGAACGCATTGGGCGGCGAGACGATTCATATATCCGCCACTTCGCCCAACCATATCAATGCGATGGATATGAATCGTCAATATGGCGATGGAGCCAATCCGATCATTCTCAAATCGGAATTCGTCCTCTCGTTATGCGAGCAGTTGATTGGCGAATATCAACTGGGAGCGAAGGAAAAGTCGCTCATTGACCGCTGCACCGCCAGCGTGTACAGGAAGTATTTGCAGAGCAACTATAAGGGGCAGCCGCCGACGCTTCAGGACTTTCGCGCGGAGCTGCTCAAGCAATCGGAGCCGGAAGCGCAGGACATCGCGCTTGCGATTGAACTTTTTACTTCTGGCAGTTTGAATACGTTCGCCAAGCCGACCAATGTCAATGTCCATAACCGGCTCATCTGCTACGACATTCTCGACTTGGGCAAACAGCTCCTCCCGATTGGCATGCTTGTTGTTTTGGACAGCATCCTGAATCGGATTACACAAAATCGGGTTAAAGGCAAAAATACGTTTATCATTATTGACGAAATCTATCTTTTGTTTCAGCATGAATACAGCGCCAACTTTCTGTTCACGCTTTGGAAGCGCGTCCGAAAGTATGGCGCTTTTTGTACGGGAATTACGCAAAACGTGGATGATTTGCTGCAAAGCCATACGGCCCGGACTATGCTGGCGAACAGCGAATTTATCGTCATGCTGAATCAGGCCAGCACCGATCGGATGGAGCTTGCCGGGCTTCTCAATATTTCGGACCTGCAACTCTCCTATATTACCAATGTTGACGCCGGGAATGGATTGATGAAGGTAGGCAGTTCCCTTGTGCCGTTTACCGACAAGTTCCCGCGGAACACGAAACTGTATCGCCTGATGACGACGAAGCCTGGGGATCATTAA
- a CDS encoding helix-turn-helix domain-containing protein — MKHRKEPPGDKNIIGVRVVAIRKAKGMKQKEFLARLQTAGLDISPTSLSRLEGQYRLVQDYEVVAIAKALDVSVRELLGEESE, encoded by the coding sequence ATGAAACATCGAAAAGAACCGCCAGGCGACAAAAATATAATCGGCGTGAGAGTCGTTGCCATCCGCAAGGCAAAGGGGATGAAACAAAAGGAGTTTCTCGCCAGACTGCAAACGGCTGGTCTCGACATCAGTCCTACCAGTCTTTCGCGTCTGGAAGGGCAGTATCGGCTTGTCCAAGACTACGAAGTCGTTGCGATTGCCAAAGCGCTGGATGTTTCCGTCCGGGAATTGTTAGGCGAAGAATCGGAATGA
- a CDS encoding aspartyl-phosphate phosphatase Spo0E family protein has translation MTRLLGQLEEERRKLNELGKKSLDQGIPLFENEAVQAQSRKVDEWIVQWLQRKSGREHQLR, from the coding sequence ATGACACGTTTGCTTGGTCAATTGGAGGAGGAAAGAAGGAAGTTGAACGAACTCGGGAAAAAATCTCTTGATCAGGGAATTCCTCTGTTCGAGAATGAGGCGGTTCAGGCTCAAAGCCGGAAGGTGGACGAATGGATCGTCCAGTGGCTTCAAAGGAAGTCCGGACGAGAGCATCAGCTGCGCTAG